A window of the Phycicoccus sp. M110.8 genome harbors these coding sequences:
- a CDS encoding ABC transporter permease translates to MSATASTGPTATAGAVPHRTVPPLGSLNPTLLRLEVRRMLRNRRTVIFSVVMPVLFFLIFGTGKSYSNQDAGHGNVAAFIMLSMALYGAMLSTTGGGAMVAVERSQGWSRQLRLTPLTSTAYIVVKVLVAMLLGAVSIAVTYAAGAFSGAHMDSHLWLETGLIAWVGSLVFAAFGVFMGYLLPSENVMQIIGPGLALFAFLGGLFVPLDQMGSTFATIAKLTPMYGLSQLVHSPLTGDSPGAAAVVNVVVWLAVFAGGAAWRFRRDTARV, encoded by the coding sequence ATGAGCGCCACCGCCTCGACCGGCCCCACCGCGACGGCCGGCGCCGTCCCGCACCGCACCGTGCCACCGCTGGGCAGCCTCAACCCGACGCTGCTGCGGCTCGAGGTGCGCCGGATGCTGCGCAACCGGCGAACCGTCATCTTCTCGGTCGTCATGCCCGTGCTGTTCTTCCTCATCTTCGGCACCGGCAAGTCCTACTCGAACCAGGACGCCGGCCACGGCAACGTCGCGGCCTTCATCATGCTGTCGATGGCGCTCTACGGAGCCATGCTGTCGACTACCGGCGGCGGCGCCATGGTGGCTGTGGAGCGCAGCCAGGGCTGGAGCCGGCAGCTGCGTCTCACCCCGCTCACGTCCACGGCATACATCGTCGTCAAGGTGCTCGTGGCGATGCTCCTCGGCGCGGTCTCCATCGCCGTGACGTATGCCGCGGGCGCCTTCAGCGGCGCGCACATGGACTCGCACCTGTGGCTGGAGACCGGGCTGATCGCGTGGGTCGGGTCGCTCGTCTTCGCGGCGTTCGGCGTGTTCATGGGGTACCTGCTGCCCAGCGAGAACGTCATGCAGATCATCGGCCCCGGGCTGGCGCTCTTCGCCTTCCTCGGCGGGCTGTTCGTGCCGCTGGACCAGATGGGCAGCACCTTCGCCACCATCGCCAAGCTCACGCCCATGTACGGGTTGAGCCAGCTGGTGCACTCGCCCCTGACCGGTGACAGCCCCGGTGCCGCCGCAGTGGTCAACGTCGTGGTGTGGCTCGCGGTGTTCGCGGGAGGCGCGGCGTGGCGGTTCCGCCGAGACACGGCGCGGGTCTGA
- a CDS encoding amino acid permease: MSTVSARLSVPQGAALSIGAVLGTGVITLPALAAGIAGPASLVAWLALVLLSVPLALTFAAMGARFPDTGGVSTYVGRAFGRRAAGAVGWCFYFAIPVGAPPASLMAGGYVADALGGGRRTAVAVAVLLIGGVGLVNAAGLRLSGRVQLVLTGVLATLMTVTVAAALPHARWDHLTPFAPHGWGAVGTAAALLVWGFAGWEAVASLAGEYRTPRRDVPRATGIAIVVVGVLYLALAATSLLVLGPATARSEAPLSDLLAAGVGGSVRVVTALVAVLLTIGAMNAYYAGGARLGAALARDGALPVALARGSGPGEVPRRSLALVAGQSMAWLVAAEVLHLGMTPLMLMATGCFTLVYVLGTGAAVRLLPRGGAAWWTAVVALTSVLVLLVMNGWHVAWALGVVVASLAWQGAAARRRRVAPLRHGTALRGGDAGRDTGEACDVLQRA; the protein is encoded by the coding sequence ATGAGCACCGTGAGCGCACGCCTGTCCGTCCCCCAGGGGGCCGCCCTGTCCATCGGCGCCGTCCTGGGCACCGGAGTGATCACGCTGCCCGCCCTCGCTGCCGGGATCGCCGGGCCGGCGTCGCTGGTGGCGTGGCTGGCGCTCGTGCTCCTCAGCGTCCCGCTCGCGCTCACCTTCGCGGCGATGGGAGCCCGCTTCCCGGACACCGGTGGGGTCTCGACCTACGTGGGCCGCGCCTTCGGGCGCCGGGCAGCCGGGGCCGTCGGGTGGTGCTTCTACTTCGCGATCCCCGTGGGCGCCCCACCTGCCTCGCTCATGGCCGGTGGCTACGTCGCGGACGCGCTCGGCGGCGGTCGCCGGACGGCCGTCGCCGTGGCCGTCCTGCTCATCGGGGGAGTGGGCCTGGTGAACGCCGCCGGCCTGCGCCTGTCCGGGCGGGTCCAGCTGGTGCTCACGGGCGTCCTCGCGACCCTCATGACCGTCACCGTGGCAGCGGCCCTGCCCCACGCCCGGTGGGACCACCTCACCCCCTTCGCGCCGCACGGGTGGGGTGCCGTGGGCACCGCGGCGGCCCTGCTCGTGTGGGGGTTCGCCGGGTGGGAGGCCGTCGCGTCCCTCGCCGGGGAGTACCGCACGCCGCGCCGTGACGTCCCCCGCGCCACCGGCATCGCGATCGTCGTCGTCGGCGTCCTCTACCTGGCGCTGGCGGCGACGAGCCTGCTGGTCCTGGGTCCGGCGACGGCCCGCAGCGAGGCCCCGCTCTCCGACCTGCTGGCGGCCGGGGTGGGCGGTTCGGTGCGGGTCGTCACCGCGCTCGTCGCGGTGCTGCTCACGATCGGCGCGATGAACGCGTACTACGCGGGCGGGGCGCGGCTCGGGGCCGCGCTCGCCCGCGACGGCGCCCTCCCCGTCGCCCTCGCGCGCGGCAGCGGTCCGGGTGAGGTGCCGCGGCGCAGCCTCGCCCTGGTGGCGGGCCAGTCGATGGCGTGGCTCGTCGCCGCCGAGGTGCTGCACCTGGGTATGACGCCGCTCATGCTCATGGCGACCGGCTGCTTCACCCTCGTGTACGTGCTCGGCACGGGCGCGGCCGTCCGGCTCCTCCCGCGGGGAGGCGCCGCCTGGTGGACCGCGGTCGTGGCCCTCACCTCCGTGCTGGTGCTGCTCGTCATGAACGGCTGGCACGTGGCGTGGGCACTCGGGGTGGTCGTCGCCTCGCTCGCCTGGCAGGGCGCTGCCGCGCGTCGGCGCCGCGTGGCACCCTTGCGCCATGGCACGGCGCTACGCGGCGGGGACGCCGGGCGGGACACCGGAGAGGCCTGCGACGTTCTTCAGCGGGCCTGA
- the dusB gene encoding tRNA dihydrouridine synthase DusB, with translation MTVTTAPNAVLPPLQIGRHTIESPVVLAPMAGITNRAFRKLCREYGEDGLSRGGASGATSLYVSEMITSRALVERTPETMRLIEHDPEESPRSIQLYGVDPATVAAAVRMLVTEDRADHIDLNFGCPVPKVTRKGGGAALPWKRDLFEGIVTAAVREADPYAVPVTVKMRKGIDDDHLTYLEAGLTAERAGVVAVALHGRTASQAYSGEADWTAIARLKETVRSIPVLGNGDIWSAEDAVRMVEETGCDGVVVGRGCLGRPWLFTDLAAAFAGSPVRVQPTLGEVTATLRRHAVYLVDFYDDELKACRDIRKHIAWYLKGFPAGSTVRNSLALVDSLEALDELLASMDASAPWPGEPAEGQRGRAGSPRVVALPDGWLSSRELSADHRRAVAEAELSVSGG, from the coding sequence ATGACCGTCACCACCGCACCGAACGCCGTCCTGCCGCCCCTCCAGATCGGGCGGCACACCATCGAGTCCCCGGTCGTGCTCGCACCCATGGCGGGCATCACGAACCGCGCCTTCCGCAAGCTGTGCCGCGAGTACGGCGAGGACGGGCTCAGCCGCGGGGGAGCGAGCGGCGCCACGTCGCTGTACGTCAGCGAGATGATCACCTCCCGCGCCCTGGTCGAGCGCACCCCGGAGACGATGCGGCTCATCGAGCACGACCCCGAGGAGAGCCCGCGCTCCATCCAGCTCTACGGCGTCGACCCTGCCACCGTCGCGGCCGCCGTGCGGATGCTCGTGACCGAGGACCGCGCCGACCACATCGACCTCAACTTCGGCTGCCCCGTCCCCAAGGTCACCCGCAAGGGCGGCGGCGCCGCCCTGCCGTGGAAGCGCGACCTGTTCGAGGGCATCGTCACGGCCGCGGTCCGTGAGGCCGACCCGTATGCCGTGCCCGTCACCGTCAAGATGCGCAAGGGCATCGACGACGACCACCTGACCTACCTCGAGGCCGGTCTCACGGCCGAGCGCGCCGGGGTCGTGGCAGTCGCCCTGCACGGGCGCACGGCCTCCCAGGCGTACTCCGGCGAGGCCGACTGGACCGCGATCGCGCGCCTCAAGGAGACGGTGCGGTCGATCCCGGTGCTGGGCAACGGCGACATCTGGTCGGCCGAGGACGCCGTGCGCATGGTCGAGGAGACCGGCTGCGACGGCGTCGTGGTCGGCCGTGGCTGCCTCGGGCGGCCGTGGCTGTTCACCGACCTGGCCGCGGCGTTCGCCGGGAGCCCCGTCCGGGTGCAGCCGACGCTGGGCGAGGTCACGGCCACCCTGCGCCGGCACGCCGTCTACCTCGTCGACTTCTACGACGACGAGCTCAAGGCCTGCCGCGACATCCGCAAGCACATCGCCTGGTACCTCAAGGGTTTCCCGGCCGGGTCCACGGTCCGCAACTCCCTCGCCCTGGTCGACTCGCTCGAGGCGCTCGACGAGCTGCTGGCGAGCATGGACGCGTCGGCCCCGTGGCCGGGCGAGCCCGCCGAGGGCCAACGCGGCCGGGCCGGCTCGCCGCGGGTCGTCGCCCTGCCCGACGGCTGGCTCTCGAGCCGCGAGCTGAGCGCCGACCACCGCCGCGCCGTCGCCGAGGCCGAGCTGTCCGTCTCGGGCGGCTGA
- a CDS encoding PLP-dependent aminotransferase family protein has protein sequence MDLHLDLGRDLGGDLGGNPRTGGDRTVRLYRALLDAVLDGRLSPGDRLPPTRELAGRLGLARGTVATAYDRLAAEGFLESRVGSGTYVAPDVQPRRPRRAPAGEVSPREVWSSLPPPVLDATPVGYDLSVGGPDTSLFPLGTWRRLVSATLRPALLQASAYAGGGHPDLQREVARHVGQARGVVAGPDDVVLTGGAQQGLDVVTRALVERGDVVVVEDPGYTAAVRLFASHGATVVGVPVDEEGLVVDALPRRARMVYVTPSHQFPTGAVMSLRRRIALLEWASRRNSVVVEDDYDSEFRYEDRPLAPLQSLDRDGRVVYVGSFSKTLMPSLRVGYVVAPRSVQGAVRAAKLLSDWQGDAVTQGALARFLAEGLLAAHVRRVTTVYAERRAALLAALDALPEGTLEVVPSSAGLHVCAWLGDRGRDDVSLVAAASRAGVTVEPVSPLASTARRPAPVWPWASGGSRQGRCSRPSSGSPRCCDPGHPSPDCEVPGADGGWSHDRPQWKDRGLPRRQGGHRAGGADRALEGRRAGRSHPQAAVPGDG, from the coding sequence GTGGACCTGCACCTCGACCTCGGCCGCGACCTCGGCGGCGACCTCGGCGGAAACCCGCGCACCGGCGGGGACCGCACGGTGCGGCTGTACCGGGCGCTGCTCGACGCCGTCCTCGACGGCCGGCTCTCCCCCGGCGACCGGCTCCCCCCGACCCGCGAGCTCGCCGGCCGGCTGGGCCTGGCCCGCGGGACGGTGGCGACGGCATACGACCGGCTCGCGGCGGAGGGGTTCCTGGAGAGCCGCGTCGGCTCGGGTACCTACGTGGCGCCCGACGTGCAGCCCCGTCGCCCGCGCCGGGCCCCGGCCGGGGAGGTGAGCCCGCGCGAGGTCTGGTCGTCGCTGCCGCCCCCGGTCCTCGATGCCACGCCGGTGGGGTACGACCTGTCGGTGGGCGGGCCGGACACCAGCCTCTTCCCGCTCGGCACGTGGCGCCGGCTCGTCTCCGCGACGCTGCGCCCGGCGCTGCTGCAGGCGTCGGCCTACGCCGGCGGTGGTCACCCGGACCTGCAGCGGGAGGTCGCCCGGCACGTCGGGCAGGCCCGCGGCGTCGTGGCCGGGCCGGACGACGTCGTCCTCACCGGTGGCGCCCAGCAGGGTCTGGACGTCGTGACGCGTGCCCTGGTCGAGCGGGGCGACGTGGTCGTCGTCGAGGACCCCGGATACACCGCCGCCGTGCGCCTGTTCGCCTCGCACGGCGCGACAGTGGTCGGCGTCCCGGTCGACGAGGAGGGGCTGGTCGTCGACGCGCTGCCCCGCCGCGCCCGGATGGTCTACGTGACGCCGTCGCACCAGTTCCCCACCGGGGCCGTGATGTCGCTGCGCCGCCGGATCGCGTTGCTGGAGTGGGCATCCCGGCGCAACAGCGTCGTGGTCGAGGACGACTATGACAGCGAGTTCCGGTACGAGGACAGGCCGCTCGCGCCGCTGCAGAGCCTGGACCGGGACGGGCGCGTGGTCTACGTCGGGTCCTTCTCCAAGACGCTGATGCCGTCGCTGCGCGTCGGGTACGTCGTCGCGCCGCGGTCGGTCCAGGGCGCCGTTCGGGCCGCGAAGCTGCTCAGCGACTGGCAGGGCGACGCCGTCACCCAGGGCGCACTGGCGCGCTTCCTCGCCGAGGGGCTGCTCGCCGCCCACGTGCGTCGCGTGACCACGGTGTATGCCGAGCGCCGCGCGGCGCTGCTCGCCGCACTGGACGCCCTGCCGGAGGGGACGCTCGAGGTGGTGCCGTCCTCGGCCGGCCTGCACGTCTGCGCGTGGCTGGGTGACCGCGGGCGCGACGACGTGTCGCTGGTCGCCGCGGCGTCTCGGGCGGGTGTGACGGTCGAGCCGGTGTCCCCCCTCGCTTCCACGGCTCGCCGCCCCGCCCCGGTTTGGCCATGGGCTTCCGGCGGGTCCCGGCAGGGCAGATGCAGCAGGCCGTCGAGCGGCTCGCCGAGGTGCTGTGACCCCGGCCACCCCTCCCCGGATTGCGAGGTCCCGGGGGCCGACGGAGGGTGGAGCCATGACAGACCTCAGTGGAAAGACCGTGGCCTTCCTCGTCGCCAAGGAGGGCATCGAGCGGGTGGAGCTGACCGAGCCCTGGAAGGCCGTCGAGCAGGCCGGAGCCACCCCCAAGCTGCTGTCCCCGGAGACGGGTGA
- a CDS encoding type 1 glutamine amidotransferase domain-containing protein, which produces MAFLVAKEGIERVELTEPWKAVEQAGATPKLLSPETGEVQTFDHLDKAETRPVDTAVGQASMDDYDALVLPGGVANPDALRTDETAVGFVRDFVASGKPVAAICHAPWTLVEADVVKGRTLTSWPSLQTDIRNAGGEWVDKEVVQDGNLITSRNPDDIPAFNDALLEALSHGAAAQNA; this is translated from the coding sequence GTGGCCTTCCTCGTCGCCAAGGAGGGCATCGAGCGGGTGGAGCTGACCGAGCCCTGGAAGGCCGTCGAGCAGGCCGGAGCCACCCCCAAGCTGCTGTCCCCGGAGACGGGTGAGGTGCAGACCTTCGACCACCTGGACAAGGCCGAGACGCGTCCGGTCGACACCGCCGTGGGCCAGGCGTCGATGGACGACTACGACGCCCTCGTGCTGCCCGGCGGCGTCGCCAACCCCGACGCGCTGCGCACCGACGAGACCGCGGTCGGCTTCGTCCGCGACTTCGTCGCCAGCGGCAAGCCGGTCGCCGCGATCTGCCACGCGCCGTGGACCCTGGTCGAGGCGGACGTGGTCAAGGGCCGCACGCTCACCTCGTGGCCGAGCCTGCAGACCGACATCCGCAACGCCGGTGGCGAGTGGGTGGACAAGGAGGTCGTCCAGGACGGCAACCTCATCACCAGCCGCAACCCCGACGACATCCCGGCGTTCAACGACGCGCTGCTCGAGGCCCTCAGCCACGGGGCGGCCGCGCAGAACGCCTGA
- a CDS encoding sensor histidine kinase, translating into MSERTGAADFAEPRPRFFAGDETAGWRARLGALLLGGVWLVFLSDAYTQAWAKRDEPRADGGLIVLTAFVVLYLLSFSHLRSAVWGTRFVAPATRWYVSRLALVYWAGLAVLAALATVTIGQEGASTWVFLAVSGLWTFRIRVGLVIGLVLVAVYEFLTFHLHGWSHNPGISMSIVLAMLAVTGGMLASQRQRALAEAREENARLAIQEERNRMARDVHDILGHSLTVITVKAELAARLLEVSPERAQAEVEDLERLARDALADVRQAVAGFRDMSLPAELARARSSLAAAGIEAELPNSTEAVPTRLRELCAWALREGVTNVIRHSGATTCTVTLTERGITVADDGVGAGAGQPGTGLIGLTERASAVGASLRTRRLTPRGFELSVLARDGLDHTPTPRPDKVDA; encoded by the coding sequence GTGAGCGAACGCACTGGTGCCGCGGACTTCGCGGAGCCGCGTCCCCGGTTCTTCGCCGGGGACGAGACCGCAGGCTGGCGGGCCCGCCTCGGCGCCCTGCTGCTCGGCGGGGTCTGGCTGGTCTTCCTGTCGGACGCGTACACGCAGGCCTGGGCCAAGCGCGACGAGCCGCGTGCGGACGGCGGCCTCATCGTCCTGACCGCGTTCGTCGTGCTGTACCTGCTCAGCTTCAGCCACCTGCGCTCGGCCGTGTGGGGGACGCGGTTCGTCGCCCCCGCCACCCGGTGGTACGTCAGCCGGCTGGCCCTCGTCTACTGGGCCGGGCTGGCCGTCCTCGCCGCGCTCGCCACCGTCACGATCGGCCAGGAGGGCGCCTCGACGTGGGTCTTCCTCGCGGTCTCTGGGCTGTGGACGTTCCGGATCCGGGTGGGGCTCGTCATCGGCCTGGTCCTCGTGGCGGTCTACGAGTTCCTGACCTTCCACCTGCACGGGTGGAGCCACAACCCCGGCATCAGCATGTCCATCGTCCTGGCGATGCTCGCGGTCACCGGGGGGATGCTGGCGTCGCAGCGGCAGCGGGCCCTGGCGGAGGCGCGGGAGGAGAACGCGCGGCTGGCGATCCAGGAGGAGCGCAACCGGATGGCGCGCGACGTGCACGACATCCTCGGCCACAGCCTCACCGTCATCACCGTCAAGGCCGAGCTCGCCGCCCGGTTGCTCGAGGTCAGTCCCGAGCGCGCCCAGGCCGAGGTCGAGGACCTCGAGCGGCTCGCGCGCGACGCGCTCGCCGACGTCCGCCAGGCGGTGGCCGGCTTCCGGGACATGTCGCTGCCGGCCGAGCTCGCACGCGCCCGGTCCTCGCTGGCCGCCGCTGGGATCGAGGCCGAGCTGCCGAACTCGACGGAGGCCGTGCCGACCCGCCTGCGCGAGCTGTGCGCCTGGGCGCTGCGCGAGGGCGTCACGAACGTCATCCGGCACAGCGGCGCCACGACCTGCACGGTGACGCTGACGGAGCGGGGCATCACCGTCGCCGACGACGGCGTCGGCGCAGGGGCGGGCCAGCCGGGCACAGGGCTGATCGGACTCACCGAGCGCGCCTCCGCCGTCGGCGCGTCCCTGCGTACGCGCCGCCTCACGCCGCGCGGTTTCGAGCTCTCGGTGCTCGCCCGCGACGGCCTCGACCACACCCCCACACCCCGACCGGACAAGGTGGATGCATGA
- a CDS encoding sulfurtransferase, producing the protein MRALVSAEALLEEGLEGLVLVDVQWSLSGSGGPPGRDPYEVAHLPGAHHVDLDAELAGSPGPGGRHPMPTGHAVQEALRRCGADNASCVVVYDQGPSYAAARAWWVMRHFGAQDLRVLDGGLAAWQRAGGPVTTELPEPGAGTFEAGLDGELSVLDADAAARVARDGILLDARAPERFRGETEPIDPVAGHVPGAVNLPTTTTAQPDGRFRPAPELRKLFSDNGVRDGVEVGVYCGSGVTAAHEVLALHEAGIKAALYVGSWSDWITDPTRPVATGD; encoded by the coding sequence ATGCGCGCACTCGTGTCCGCCGAGGCCCTCCTCGAGGAGGGGCTGGAGGGTCTGGTCCTCGTCGACGTCCAGTGGAGCCTGTCAGGATCCGGGGGTCCGCCCGGGCGCGACCCGTACGAGGTCGCTCACCTGCCGGGCGCGCACCACGTCGACCTCGACGCCGAGCTGGCCGGGTCACCCGGACCGGGTGGGCGCCACCCGATGCCCACGGGCCACGCGGTGCAGGAGGCGCTGCGCCGCTGCGGTGCCGACAACGCCTCCTGCGTCGTGGTGTACGACCAGGGCCCCTCGTATGCCGCGGCGCGGGCCTGGTGGGTGATGCGCCACTTCGGCGCGCAGGACCTCCGCGTCCTCGACGGCGGGCTGGCCGCCTGGCAGCGGGCGGGTGGACCCGTCACCACAGAGCTCCCCGAGCCGGGCGCCGGGACGTTCGAGGCGGGGCTGGACGGCGAGCTGTCCGTCCTCGACGCTGACGCGGCCGCCCGGGTCGCTCGCGACGGCATACTGCTCGACGCACGCGCGCCTGAGCGGTTCCGCGGGGAGACCGAGCCGATCGACCCGGTGGCCGGTCACGTGCCGGGTGCGGTCAACCTGCCCACGACGACCACGGCACAGCCGGACGGTCGGTTCCGGCCGGCACCGGAGCTGCGGAAGCTTTTCTCCGACAACGGGGTCCGCGACGGCGTCGAGGTCGGGGTGTACTGCGGGTCGGGCGTCACGGCCGCCCACGAGGTCCTGGCGCTGCACGAGGCGGGCATCAAGGCCGCGCTCTACGTCGGCTCCTGGAGCGACTGGATCACGGACCCGACGCGCCCCGTCGCGACCGGCGACTGA
- a CDS encoding response regulator transcription factor has product MTIRLLLADDQALVRGALASLLGLEPDMEVVAEVGTGDEVVPAAVTSNPDVALIDVEMPGLDGIAATAALHDAMPAVRVLIVTTFGRPGFLRRALQAGASGFVVKDTPARQLAEAVRRVHSGLRVVDPSLAADSLAGGESPLTARETEVLIAARGGGSVADIARQVMLSEGTVRNHLSSAIGKTMARNRADAVRIADEYGWL; this is encoded by the coding sequence ATGACGATCCGACTGCTGCTCGCCGACGACCAGGCGCTCGTGCGCGGTGCCCTGGCCTCCCTGCTCGGGCTGGAGCCCGACATGGAGGTGGTCGCGGAGGTGGGCACGGGCGACGAGGTCGTGCCCGCGGCCGTCACGAGCAACCCGGACGTCGCGCTCATCGACGTGGAGATGCCCGGGCTCGACGGCATCGCCGCCACGGCCGCGCTGCACGACGCCATGCCCGCGGTGCGGGTGCTCATCGTGACCACGTTCGGCCGGCCCGGGTTCCTGCGCCGGGCCCTGCAGGCTGGTGCGAGCGGGTTCGTCGTCAAGGACACGCCCGCCCGCCAGCTCGCCGAGGCGGTGCGCCGCGTCCACTCCGGCCTGCGGGTCGTCGACCCGTCGCTGGCGGCCGACTCGCTCGCCGGCGGCGAGTCACCCCTGACGGCACGGGAGACCGAGGTGCTCATCGCGGCCCGGGGCGGTGGCTCCGTGGCCGACATCGCCCGGCAGGTGATGCTGTCGGAGGGCACCGTGCGCAACCACCTGTCCTCGGCGATCGGCAAGACCATGGCGCGCAACCGGGCCGACGCCGTGCGGATCGCCGACGAGTACGGCTGGCTCTGA
- a CDS encoding ABC transporter ATP-binding protein, protein MTQTQTRAAAPTTGVPAVRLAGLAKSFGRVRAVRGIDLTVRPGEIVAFLGPNGAGKTTTIDMMLGLSRPDSGTAEVYGMDPQVAVRHGLISAVMQTGGLLKDLTVGETLRLTASLFSDTRPVEEVLARAGIAEIADRRVGKCSGGQQQRLRFAMALLPDPELLVLDEPTTGMDVTGRRDFWAAIREDAERGRTVLFATHYLEEADAYADRIVLVSQGQVVADGTAAEVKALVSGRTVRATLPDADVAALQAIPGVETVEVRGDSVLVASTDSDAVARHLLTHTAARDLEIASRGLEDAFISLTADPTAEVADTAVTTTEGARR, encoded by the coding sequence ATGACACAGACGCAGACACGCGCGGCCGCGCCGACCACCGGGGTGCCGGCGGTCCGGCTCGCCGGGCTGGCCAAGAGCTTCGGCCGCGTCCGTGCCGTACGGGGGATCGACCTCACCGTGCGGCCGGGCGAGATCGTCGCCTTCCTCGGCCCCAACGGCGCAGGCAAGACCACCACCATCGACATGATGCTGGGCCTGTCCCGCCCGGACAGCGGCACCGCCGAGGTCTACGGCATGGACCCGCAGGTTGCCGTGCGGCACGGCCTCATCTCGGCGGTCATGCAGACCGGCGGGCTGCTCAAGGACCTCACCGTCGGCGAGACCCTCCGCTTGACCGCGAGCCTGTTCAGCGACACGCGCCCGGTGGAGGAGGTGCTGGCGCGGGCGGGGATCGCCGAGATCGCGGACCGGAGGGTCGGCAAGTGCTCGGGCGGCCAGCAGCAGCGACTGCGCTTCGCCATGGCCCTGCTGCCCGATCCGGAGCTGCTGGTCCTGGACGAACCGACGACGGGCATGGACGTGACCGGGCGGCGCGACTTCTGGGCCGCCATCCGCGAGGACGCCGAGCGGGGGAGGACGGTCCTCTTCGCGACGCACTACCTCGAGGAGGCGGACGCGTACGCCGACCGCATCGTCCTCGTCAGCCAGGGGCAGGTCGTGGCCGACGGGACGGCGGCCGAGGTGAAGGCCCTCGTCTCCGGCCGCACCGTGCGCGCGACGCTGCCCGACGCGGATGTCGCTGCGCTGCAGGCGATCCCGGGCGTCGAGACCGTCGAGGTCCGGGGCGACTCGGTCCTGGTGGCGTCCACCGACAGCGACGCCGTCGCCCGGCACCTGCTGACGCACACCGCTGCACGTGACCTCGAGATCGCCTCCCGCGGGCTCGAGGACGCCTTCATCTCCCTGACCGCCGACCCGACCGCCGAGGTTGCGGACACGGCCGTCACGACCACCGAAGGAGCGCGCCGATGA
- a CDS encoding YdeI/OmpD-associated family protein, giving the protein MARRYAAGTPGGTPERPATFFSGPEEFRAWLEAHHETEPELWMGLHKKHVPERGLLWEDAVVEALCFGWIDSVAQRIDEDTTRQRWTPRKPGSTWSAINIATVERLVAEGRMRPAGLAAYARRREDRSGTYSYEGDERELDPAHAVQLAADPAASAFWREATPSYRRVAVHWVTSAKQEATRDKRMAQLVSDSAAGRLIAPQRYGEQPRWVERAADAARAAGGS; this is encoded by the coding sequence ATGGCACGGCGCTACGCGGCGGGGACGCCGGGCGGGACACCGGAGAGGCCTGCGACGTTCTTCAGCGGGCCTGAGGAGTTCCGGGCCTGGCTCGAGGCCCACCACGAGACCGAGCCCGAGCTCTGGATGGGGCTGCACAAGAAGCACGTGCCCGAGCGCGGTCTCCTGTGGGAGGACGCCGTCGTGGAGGCACTGTGCTTCGGCTGGATCGACTCGGTGGCGCAGCGCATCGACGAGGACACCACGCGGCAGCGCTGGACGCCGCGCAAGCCGGGCAGCACCTGGTCCGCGATCAACATCGCCACGGTCGAGCGGCTGGTCGCGGAGGGGCGCATGCGACCTGCCGGCCTCGCGGCGTACGCGCGGCGTCGCGAGGACCGCTCGGGCACGTACTCCTACGAGGGCGACGAGCGCGAGCTCGACCCCGCCCACGCCGTGCAGCTCGCGGCCGACCCGGCGGCCTCGGCGTTCTGGCGGGAGGCCACGCCGTCCTACCGTCGGGTCGCCGTTCACTGGGTCACCAGCGCCAAGCAGGAGGCCACCCGCGACAAGCGGATGGCGCAGCTCGTGAGCGACAGCGCCGCGGGCAGGCTCATCGCGCCCCAGCGGTACGGCGAGCAGCCCCGGTGGGTCGAGCGGGCGGCCGACGCCGCGCGGGCTGCAGGCGGCTCCTGA